The following are encoded together in the Populus trichocarpa isolate Nisqually-1 chromosome 5, P.trichocarpa_v4.1, whole genome shotgun sequence genome:
- the LOC7471528 gene encoding chaperone protein dnaJ 20, chloroplastic, with translation MEMFLQVNLNTASKFPIDMVQKTRSRQKSYKHKTNLCKNEVAFRKKINFYEVLSLGSHNAGFDEIKKAYRSMALQYHPDVCTPSAREESTKRFVELQKAYETLSDPVSRRMHDYELGLVNSGGFAFEGLPLEDRKNRFPREVWERQLHGLQQRSYARMERRNNKYMQS, from the coding sequence ATGGAGATGTTCTTGCAAGTAAATCTCAATACAGCAAGTAAGTTTCCTATTGATATGGTTCAGAAAACAAGGTCAAGGCAAAAATCCTATAAGCACAAGACAAACTTGTGCAAGAATGAAGTAGCATTTCGGAAAAAGATAAACTTTTATGAAGTTCTTTCTCTTGGATCACATAATGCAGGGTTTGATGAGATCAAGAAAGCTTATAGAAGCATGGCTCTACAATACCACCCAGATGTATGTACTCCATCAGCAAGAGAAGAGTCCACAAAGAGGTTTGTTGAGCTTCAAAAGGCTTATGAGACATTGTCTGACCCGGTTTCTCGTCGAATGCATGATTACGAGTTGGGCTTGGTTAATTCTGGAGGATTTGCGTTTGAAGGGCTGCCGTTGGAGGATAGGAAGAACAGGTTTCCAAGGGAAGTGTGGGAAAGGCAACTGCATGGATTGCAGCAACGATCATATGCCCGAATGGAGAGGAGGAACAATAAATACATGCAAAGTTAG